Proteins encoded in a region of the Marinococcus sp. PL1-022 genome:
- a CDS encoding helix-turn-helix transcriptional regulator, translating to MAVIVNIDVMLAKRKLSVTELSERVGITMANLSILKNGKAKAIRFSTLEAICRALECQPGDILEYQEEEGGEN from the coding sequence ATGGCAGTGATCGTCAACATTGACGTAATGCTTGCAAAAAGAAAATTGAGTGTAACCGAGCTTTCGGAAAGGGTGGGTATTACGATGGCGAATCTTTCGATACTGAAAAATGGCAAGGCAAAAGCTATACGTTTTTCCACTCTCGAAGCAATATGCAGGGCTCTGGAGTGCCAGCCTGGAGATATTTTGGAGTACCAGGAAGAAGAGGGTGGGGAAAATTAA
- a CDS encoding DUF2975 domain-containing protein, which translates to MKRGSTLFLKIAVICIGLPVLALCLFGLPVIAGEAAGSETGFAYVMYGILAVMYAAAIPFFVALYQAFKLLNYIDKNKAFSELALKALKVIKYCAVAISGLYVVGMPLFYIFAELDDAPGVILIGAGFVFAPAVVAVFAAVLQKLFQHAVDIKYENDLTV; encoded by the coding sequence ATGAAAAGAGGCTCTACGCTCTTTTTAAAGATAGCTGTGATTTGTATCGGACTGCCGGTACTTGCTTTATGTTTGTTCGGGCTGCCTGTGATTGCGGGAGAGGCTGCAGGCAGTGAAACGGGATTTGCTTATGTTATGTACGGAATTTTAGCTGTAATGTATGCAGCGGCAATACCCTTTTTTGTCGCTCTGTATCAGGCGTTCAAGCTCTTGAATTACATTGACAAAAACAAAGCGTTTTCAGAATTGGCTCTTAAAGCTTTAAAAGTGATCAAGTACTGTGCGGTCGCCATCAGCGGTTTATATGTAGTAGGAATGCCCCTGTTTTACATCTTCGCGGAATTAGATGACGCCCCGGGGGTCATCCTTATTGGAGCGGGCTTTGTATTTGCCCCTGCAGTAGTGGCAGTCTTTGCTGCTGTCCTTCAAAAATTATTTCAGCATGCGGTAGATATAAAATATGAAAATGATTTAACGGTCTGA
- a CDS encoding class I SAM-dependent methyltransferase yields the protein MNNEKLVQKFNKQAFKHEKHRRDEADNKWRRKICGSVKGKTLEIAVGAGMNYAFLPYDSEYTGVDFSPDMLEAAAAGAKEYKIDADFILSEIEQLSFPENTFDTILSTGTLCCYKDPVRVLNLLNTWCRQEGQILLLEHGLMNNKGLRWLQHYLNPLLLKLYGCHHDRDILEIVEASELQIVKHERVQLGNLYLLWAKPAG from the coding sequence ATGAACAATGAAAAACTGGTGCAGAAATTCAACAAACAGGCTTTTAAGCACGAGAAGCATAGAAGAGATGAAGCAGATAATAAATGGAGAAGAAAGATATGCGGATCGGTAAAGGGGAAAACATTGGAAATCGCGGTTGGGGCAGGGATGAATTATGCTTTTCTGCCTTACGACTCTGAATATACCGGGGTTGACTTCAGTCCGGATATGCTCGAGGCAGCAGCGGCTGGGGCAAAAGAATACAAAATAGATGCTGATTTTATTTTATCTGAAATAGAGCAATTATCATTTCCGGAAAATACATTTGATACGATTCTTTCCACAGGAACACTTTGCTGCTACAAAGATCCAGTTCGGGTATTGAATCTTTTAAACACATGGTGCAGGCAGGAGGGTCAGATTTTGCTGCTTGAACATGGATTAATGAACAATAAAGGCCTGCGTTGGCTGCAGCATTACCTGAATCCTTTACTTTTAAAATTATACGGCTGCCACCACGACCGGGATATTTTAGAAATAGTCGAGGCATCTGAGCTGCAAATTGTAAAACATGAACGGGTCCAGCTGGGAAATCTTTATCTGCTTTGGGCCAAGCCAGCCGGTTAA
- a CDS encoding DMT family transporter: protein MNKSTAFLLIVSIIAISFAAIFVKWSEAPATILSMYRMYIASLFLLPFVWLKRNDFKNIKKQEWVLFVFSGVFLGMHFALWFGSLKLTTVASSTIILALQPVVALAGGFLIYKERISVPQLITISLSIFGVVIIGLGDLGRSSSSALLGNMLSFFSVIAVVVYLLIGQRVVKRVSHWLYSFIVFFVAGVSLHVFNAVSGIPVRGYGAEEWQIFMLLAILPTIAHVIYNHLLNFINTSTISMTILGEPVGATILAFFILGEEVVVLQIIGGIIVLLGVGLFLIQQQKAYQL from the coding sequence ATGAATAAATCAACAGCATTTTTACTGATAGTATCTATTATTGCCATTTCTTTTGCGGCGATATTTGTAAAATGGTCCGAAGCCCCGGCCACCATTCTCAGCATGTACCGCATGTATATTGCCAGTTTGTTTTTGCTCCCGTTTGTCTGGTTAAAGAGGAATGATTTCAAAAACATAAAAAAACAGGAATGGGTGCTTTTCGTCTTTTCAGGCGTTTTCCTCGGCATGCATTTTGCGCTCTGGTTTGGCTCATTAAAACTGACTACGGTGGCAAGCTCCACCATTATTCTGGCCCTGCAGCCGGTAGTAGCTCTGGCCGGCGGCTTTTTGATTTATAAAGAACGAATCAGTGTGCCGCAGCTGATTACGATCAGTCTGTCGATTTTCGGGGTAGTGATTATTGGACTGGGAGACCTGGGGCGCAGCAGCAGCTCTGCATTACTCGGCAACATGCTTTCCTTTTTTAGCGTGATAGCGGTGGTCGTCTATTTATTGATTGGCCAGCGTGTCGTGAAGCGGGTATCGCACTGGCTGTACAGCTTTATTGTGTTTTTCGTGGCCGGTGTATCGCTGCATGTTTTTAATGCAGTCTCTGGTATTCCAGTAAGGGGATACGGGGCTGAAGAGTGGCAGATATTTATGCTGCTTGCGATTCTTCCGACGATCGCCCACGTTATTTACAATCATCTGTTGAACTTTATTAACACGTCCACCATTTCCATGACGATTTTAGGGGAACCGGTTGGAGCTACCATTCTGGCGTTTTTCATTCTGGGAGAAGAAGTTGTCGTTCTGCAGATCATCGGCGGGATTATCGTGCTGCTCGGTGTTGGATTATTTTTAATTCAGCAGCAGAAAGCATATCAGCTGTAG
- a CDS encoding malate:quinone oxidoreductase produces MKKQQDEKDIVLIGAGIMSATLGALLKELSPGWNIKVFEKLEKPGEESSNEWNNAGTGHAALCELNYTNEQPDGSVDISKAISINEKFQVSKQFWSYLVKSDLIQNPRGFIMPLPHISYVRGDHNVSFLRTRYEKMSAHPLFSGMEFSEDPEVLEKWMPLMMKDRQIEEPIAASKIADGTDVNFGSLTSQLFSHLEKNNVEMKYNHDVDDITRNEDGTWEVKVRNHQKETLELHEADFVFIGGGGGSLHLLQKSGIPEGRGIGGFPVSGQFMVCQNPEVVNGHFGKVYGKAPVGAPPMSVPHLDTRYINNQETLLFGPFAGFSPKFLKTGSLMDLLNSVKPDNLITMMAAGAKNIPLTKYLIKEVMLSKEQRMEELREFVPSAKTEDWEPLVAGQRVQVIKDTEEGKGILQFGTEVISAEDGSIAALLGASPGASTAVSIMLEIIEKCFPQQLNEWEPKLKEMIPSYGVNLSENPEMIEEIHKSTEQVLGLKNQKQPQMI; encoded by the coding sequence ATGAAAAAACAACAGGATGAAAAAGATATTGTTTTAATCGGGGCCGGAATTATGAGTGCAACGTTAGGTGCACTGCTGAAAGAGCTCTCCCCCGGCTGGAACATTAAGGTGTTTGAAAAGCTTGAGAAGCCGGGGGAAGAAAGTTCGAACGAATGGAATAATGCCGGGACAGGTCACGCGGCTTTATGTGAGCTAAACTATACAAATGAGCAGCCGGACGGCTCTGTTGACATCAGTAAGGCCATCAGCATTAATGAAAAGTTTCAGGTGTCCAAACAGTTTTGGTCCTATCTGGTAAAAAGTGACTTGATTCAAAATCCACGCGGCTTTATTATGCCTCTGCCGCATATCAGCTATGTGCGTGGCGATCACAACGTCTCGTTTTTGCGGACACGCTATGAAAAAATGTCTGCGCATCCGTTATTTTCAGGAATGGAGTTTTCGGAGGATCCGGAAGTGCTTGAAAAGTGGATGCCGTTAATGATGAAGGACCGTCAGATTGAAGAACCGATAGCTGCCTCTAAAATTGCAGATGGCACCGATGTGAATTTCGGCTCGTTAACGAGCCAGCTGTTTAGTCATCTGGAAAAGAACAATGTAGAAATGAAATATAACCATGACGTGGATGACATTACACGTAATGAAGACGGTACCTGGGAAGTGAAGGTGCGCAATCATCAAAAAGAAACGCTTGAACTTCATGAAGCGGATTTTGTGTTTATTGGCGGAGGCGGCGGAAGCCTGCACCTGCTTCAAAAATCCGGTATTCCAGAAGGAAGGGGCATTGGTGGCTTTCCGGTAAGTGGCCAGTTTATGGTTTGCCAGAATCCGGAGGTCGTCAACGGGCATTTCGGCAAGGTTTACGGCAAAGCGCCCGTTGGAGCACCACCAATGTCTGTGCCGCATCTGGATACGAGGTACATTAATAATCAGGAAACGCTTTTGTTTGGCCCGTTCGCCGGCTTCTCTCCAAAGTTTCTGAAGACGGGTTCACTGATGGACTTATTAAACTCCGTCAAGCCGGATAATTTGATTACAATGATGGCAGCTGGAGCCAAAAATATTCCGTTGACCAAGTATTTAATCAAAGAAGTGATGCTTTCCAAGGAACAGAGGATGGAAGAGCTGAGAGAGTTTGTTCCAAGCGCTAAAACAGAGGACTGGGAGCCGCTTGTAGCCGGCCAGCGGGTCCAGGTTATTAAGGATACCGAGGAAGGAAAAGGTATTCTGCAGTTTGGCACAGAAGTAATCAGCGCGGAAGACGGCTCCATAGCCGCGCTCCTTGGAGCGTCTCCGGGAGCTTCTACAGCAGTATCTATAATGCTCGAAATTATTGAAAAATGCTTTCCACAGCAGCTCAATGAATGGGAGCCGAAATTAAAAGAAATGATTCCTTCATACGGGGTTAACCTGTCGGAGAATCCAGAAATGATTGAAGAAATTCATAAATCTACCGAGCAGGTGCTTGGATTGAAAAATCAAAAGCAGCCGCAAATGATATAA
- a CDS encoding 3D domain-containing protein yields the protein MMKKTLFGTAITAGVVFGAPQAADASIGDHGSMTYGDVNSSVAELQDTLKEKGYFHGYTGSTFGPRTLSAVKDFQEANDISSPAGDYFGVAGPQTQAALGGSSDSSDEEVAGASTSESSESTSGGDSMTMEATAYTAECAGCSGITATGVNLNNDRDANVIAVDPDVIPLGSTVKIEGMGTYEAADTGGAINDDRIDIHVPTKSDAFAFGRQDVEVTVVD from the coding sequence ATGATGAAAAAAACATTATTCGGTACAGCAATTACAGCAGGCGTAGTATTCGGAGCGCCACAGGCAGCAGACGCTTCCATCGGTGATCATGGTTCTATGACTTACGGCGACGTTAACTCTTCTGTTGCAGAGCTTCAGGACACGCTGAAAGAAAAAGGCTACTTCCACGGCTATACTGGTTCTACATTCGGCCCTAGAACGCTCAGCGCTGTAAAAGACTTCCAGGAGGCTAACGACATTTCTTCCCCAGCGGGCGACTACTTCGGCGTTGCCGGCCCACAAACACAGGCAGCTCTTGGCGGCTCTTCTGATTCTTCTGATGAAGAAGTAGCAGGCGCGTCGACTTCCGAGTCCTCTGAAAGCACAAGCGGCGGCGACAGCATGACGATGGAAGCTACCGCATACACAGCTGAATGTGCTGGCTGCAGCGGCATCACGGCGACAGGCGTTAATCTGAACAACGACCGTGACGCGAACGTCATCGCCGTAGACCCGGACGTGATCCCACTCGGTTCGACAGTAAAAATCGAAGGCATGGGCACGTATGAAGCAGCAGACACAGGCGGAGCGATCAATGACGACCGCATTGACATCCACGTACCAACGAAATCCGACGCATTCGCGTTTGGCCGTCAGGACGTTGAAGTAACAGTAGTCGACTAA
- a CDS encoding DUF2254 domain-containing protein — MRHQLRKLFPKTLMKILSMSKRQRWHELRASLWILPAIYIVWALLLGVGSYFLEYRWASSLPVPAFFSTSYDLTQTMSSAMFSGVLTLNAFTFNSILVVLTSFSGQFTPRMLFNFIADKRTQHALGIFNFCFFYLMLVFFFLNANSDDFTVFPLASVLVTAFAVLNFILFINHAAKWMQVPSIVNHMKEESQQRILNTLHYDLEPFRIEEPRDINKVIDQGKGHTIASEATGFLQVLDYQALIREAQKDDIVIRMDRRVGDFVMKGIPLLTYWKKSIQALDENKYRRMMYLGDRKTEVQDLEYGITKLTEIAIKAVGNNEEPTTAQDAIYQLADLLLSISDITRYSSCLTDSEDQLRMILQEESFSYYVYCAFGPLSSYAREDAVTTLNILEALAILTQAVKAQDKACCWEYASIIADKFSGDFAFAYERHQFHNALQKMAAEAEEWEVYQASFGN, encoded by the coding sequence ATGAGGCATCAACTGCGAAAACTATTTCCAAAAACACTGATGAAAATATTAAGCATGTCCAAACGACAACGCTGGCATGAACTCCGTGCGAGCCTGTGGATTCTTCCGGCCATTTATATTGTATGGGCTCTTCTGCTGGGCGTAGGTTCATATTTTTTGGAATACCGATGGGCGAGTAGTCTTCCAGTGCCGGCGTTTTTTTCTACAAGCTATGATTTAACCCAGACGATGTCGAGCGCCATGTTTTCCGGGGTGCTGACCCTGAACGCATTTACGTTTAACTCTATTTTAGTCGTGCTGACCAGTTTTTCGGGCCAGTTTACGCCGCGAATGCTTTTCAATTTTATTGCAGATAAACGAACGCAGCACGCACTGGGTATTTTTAATTTTTGTTTTTTTTATTTGATGCTCGTGTTTTTCTTTTTAAACGCCAATAGCGATGATTTTACCGTATTTCCGTTAGCTTCAGTGCTTGTAACAGCGTTCGCTGTTCTTAATTTCATTTTATTTATCAACCATGCAGCAAAATGGATGCAGGTGCCGAGCATTGTTAATCATATGAAGGAAGAATCACAGCAGCGTATTCTGAATACACTTCACTATGATTTGGAACCATTTCGTATAGAGGAGCCGCGGGATATTAATAAAGTCATCGATCAGGGAAAAGGACACACCATTGCAAGTGAAGCCACAGGGTTTTTACAGGTGCTGGATTATCAGGCGCTGATCCGGGAAGCCCAGAAGGACGACATCGTTATCCGGATGGACCGGCGGGTAGGTGATTTTGTAATGAAAGGCATACCACTGCTCACGTATTGGAAGAAAAGCATCCAGGCACTGGATGAAAACAAGTACCGGCGCATGATGTATTTAGGAGACCGTAAAACAGAAGTACAGGATCTTGAATATGGGATTACAAAGCTGACAGAAATTGCGATTAAAGCTGTAGGAAATAACGAGGAGCCAACGACTGCACAGGATGCCATATATCAATTGGCAGATCTGCTGCTTTCAATTTCTGATATTACCCGCTACTCCTCCTGTCTTACGGATAGCGAAGACCAGCTGCGAATGATTTTGCAGGAAGAGTCCTTTTCTTATTATGTATACTGTGCTTTCGGTCCTTTAAGCTCGTATGCCCGCGAGGACGCAGTGACTACATTAAATATTCTGGAAGCATTGGCTATATTGACGCAGGCTGTGAAGGCCCAGGATAAAGCATGCTGCTGGGAATATGCCTCTATTATTGCTGATAAATTCAGTGGAGATTTTGCTTTTGCTTATGAAAGGCACCAGTTTCATAATGCGCTGCAAAAGATGGCTGCTGAAGCAGAAGAGTGGGAAGTGTATCAAGCAAGTTTTGGGAACTAA
- a CDS encoding Asp23/Gls24 family envelope stress response protein: protein MENQPQTNTPAERKQESKLTFEDHVVKKIAALSAQEVDGILEMSGGFFEEMSERIGSNDNITKGVNADVGEKQAAIDISCIVEYGKSIPGMYEQLKQVVKRAISEMTGLEVTEINMHVEDVLTKEEYKQKKTSRRDQQNDRVE, encoded by the coding sequence ATGGAAAACCAACCACAAACAAATACACCGGCTGAACGCAAGCAGGAAAGCAAATTAACGTTTGAAGATCACGTTGTGAAAAAAATTGCAGCTCTTTCGGCGCAGGAAGTCGATGGCATTCTGGAAATGAGCGGAGGATTTTTTGAGGAGATGTCTGAGCGTATCGGCAGTAATGACAATATTACTAAGGGCGTGAACGCTGATGTCGGAGAAAAGCAGGCTGCAATCGATATTTCCTGCATTGTGGAATACGGCAAAAGCATTCCAGGTATGTATGAACAGTTGAAACAGGTAGTTAAACGTGCAATCTCCGAAATGACAGGGCTGGAAGTAACAGAAATAAATATGCATGTAGAAGACGTGCTGACAAAAGAAGAGTACAAACAGAAGAAAACTAGCCGTCGCGATCAGCAGAATGATCGGGTTGAATAG
- a CDS encoding DUF2273 domain-containing protein, with protein MKEETWQRLHPYRGRIISLLFAVVFSILYLTVGFGHALVVLLFLLIGIIIGKIIDGDLRIDQLLTFFFQR; from the coding sequence ATGAAGGAAGAAACGTGGCAGCGGCTGCACCCATACAGAGGACGTATTATCAGCCTGCTGTTTGCAGTGGTGTTCAGTATATTATATCTTACTGTTGGCTTCGGACACGCCCTGGTGGTGCTCCTCTTCTTATTGATTGGGATCATTATCGGCAAAATTATTGACGGAGATCTGCGTATCGATCAACTGCTCACCTTTTTCTTTCAAAGGTAA
- the amaP gene encoding alkaline shock response membrane anchor protein AmaP, translating into MNGFTRLVGFLFAVATIIFSVGALLYLFDIGASTSVIDGWISSSVGFWIIIGMAVFIGLISLVMLVASLSGSSSSAEGLKIETADGTIDITKASIRSTVHQTLKKYTELRSPQVSVQIHRRQEAVTIRTSFHLFRETGAQTLTKEVQQRVKENVEAWLEVPVRDVRVTVHEPKVDKKKARVV; encoded by the coding sequence GTGAATGGTTTTACTCGTCTAGTTGGATTTTTATTCGCGGTGGCTACCATTATTTTTTCGGTCGGGGCGCTTCTTTATCTTTTTGATATCGGTGCCAGCACTTCGGTAATCGATGGATGGATCAGCAGCAGCGTCGGCTTCTGGATCATTATCGGTATGGCGGTTTTTATTGGACTCATATCATTGGTAATGCTCGTAGCATCTTTATCAGGATCGTCCAGTTCCGCCGAAGGACTGAAAATCGAGACAGCGGATGGAACAATTGATATTACAAAAGCTTCTATTCGTTCCACTGTCCATCAAACACTTAAAAAATACACAGAACTCCGGTCCCCGCAGGTATCTGTTCAGATCCACCGCCGGCAGGAAGCGGTGACGATTCGAACGTCGTTTCATTTATTCCGGGAGACCGGTGCGCAGACGCTGACAAAAGAGGTTCAGCAGCGTGTGAAGGAAAATGTGGAAGCATGGCTCGAAGTTCCGGTGCGGGACGTAAGGGTAACTGTGCATGAGCCAAAGGTAGACAAGAAAAAAGCCCGTGTGGTGTAA
- a CDS encoding LacI family DNA-binding transcriptional regulator: MKPTIYDVAERAGVSIATVSKVINDKADVGQKTKKRILKIIEEVGYHPSMVASALTGKHTHTIGLVIPDIANPFFAELARSVEDTGHANGYSVVICNTDNDPEKEVQYLWWLNQKKVDGVVLGTGMHNMEALKEFMEQNIPVVLVSRDIPTLAVSTVLVDDFRGGYLAAQHLLGLNHRKVLLLVGDLDNSSEQNRLRGFYAGFEEAGLSKKNVKIIEELMTTQQAGNAVLETLKKDINVSAAFALTDFLAIGCIQGARETGKSVPEDFSVIGFDDTFIAVLSHPPLTTISQPIVEMGEIVTQTLVDQIKGKKQSNRTIILTPEIKVRQTTAENKMSLQEPVQ, translated from the coding sequence ATGAAACCAACCATATACGATGTGGCAGAACGGGCAGGAGTTTCGATTGCTACGGTGTCAAAAGTAATCAATGATAAAGCCGACGTCGGACAAAAAACAAAAAAACGAATACTAAAGATTATAGAAGAAGTAGGATATCACCCGAGCATGGTAGCTTCTGCGCTCACAGGCAAGCATACGCATACCATCGGGCTGGTGATTCCTGACATCGCAAACCCCTTCTTTGCGGAGCTCGCGAGAAGTGTAGAAGACACTGGACACGCAAATGGATACAGCGTGGTTATATGCAACACAGATAATGATCCGGAAAAGGAAGTCCAGTATCTTTGGTGGCTGAACCAAAAAAAGGTGGATGGAGTCGTTCTTGGCACCGGTATGCACAACATGGAAGCCCTCAAAGAATTTATGGAGCAGAACATTCCCGTGGTTCTGGTCTCGCGTGACATTCCAACCCTTGCTGTAAGCACTGTACTGGTGGATGATTTTCGGGGAGGCTACCTGGCGGCACAGCATCTGCTTGGTTTAAACCACCGAAAAGTGCTTTTGCTGGTTGGCGATTTAGATAATTCAAGCGAACAAAACCGTTTGAGAGGGTTTTACGCAGGATTTGAAGAGGCGGGGCTTTCTAAAAAGAATGTTAAAATTATCGAGGAACTGATGACGACCCAGCAGGCAGGTAATGCTGTCCTGGAGACGCTAAAAAAAGACATTAATGTCAGTGCGGCGTTTGCCCTGACAGATTTTCTGGCTATAGGATGCATCCAGGGAGCGAGAGAGACTGGAAAAAGCGTGCCGGAAGACTTCTCTGTAATAGGATTTGATGATACGTTTATTGCTGTTTTAAGCCATCCACCGCTAACCACGATCTCCCAGCCAATCGTGGAAATGGGGGAAATTGTTACTCAGACGCTTGTAGATCAGATTAAAGGAAAAAAACAGTCAAACAGAACAATTATTCTGACTCCGGAAATAAAAGTCCGGCAGACTACAGCCGAAAACAAAATGAGCCTGCAGGAACCTGTGCAATGA
- a CDS encoding sugar porter family MFS transporter produces the protein MKNSQKFYIVSVALVASLGGLLFGYDTAVIAGAEQSVQLYLVDSLGLGSLVHGLTVSSALAGCIIGALISGIIANSIGRRNTLIIAATLFALSALGSAYPELFFFTRGEPTLSLLITFNLYRILGGIGVGLASAIAPVYISEMSPQHIRGKLVVLYNMAVVFGQTVVYIVNWGIVRGQSSAWVDDTGWRLMFASELVPAALFFFLLLFIPETPRYLALKNEDTQAYNVLEKLQGSKEAASRTLSSIQDSLKTKTQKVNLFYYGKLVLVVGFTIAVLQQFIGINIILYYAPRIFESLGAGQSASMLQTILVGAIGVVVSLIAIRLIDRSGRKFLLLLGSAGCAICLFTVATLFFSGIYGVATLVFILGFVAFFQMTWGAVTWVMLSEIFPNKIRGQAMSLAVTLLWGANLTASATFPPLNAAFGVGSFMIYGAVSTFAFFFIWKFVPETKNKSLEEIEQIWFDKKSKSDQDKADRQAKSS, from the coding sequence ATGAAAAACAGTCAAAAATTCTACATTGTGTCAGTGGCGCTCGTTGCTTCGCTGGGAGGACTGCTTTTTGGGTACGATACAGCAGTTATTGCCGGGGCGGAACAATCTGTGCAGCTGTATCTGGTAGACAGCTTAGGGCTGGGGTCGCTGGTCCATGGCTTGACCGTCTCAAGCGCACTTGCCGGTTGTATAATCGGAGCCCTGATATCAGGGATAATTGCTAACAGTATCGGCCGGCGGAATACGCTGATTATTGCCGCGACATTATTTGCTTTGTCAGCCCTGGGCTCTGCTTATCCGGAGCTGTTCTTTTTCACGCGGGGAGAACCGACATTATCTTTACTGATTACATTTAACCTGTACCGTATTCTCGGTGGTATTGGTGTAGGCCTTGCCTCGGCGATCGCGCCAGTATACATTAGTGAAATGAGCCCCCAGCATATCCGGGGAAAGCTGGTTGTCTTGTACAATATGGCTGTTGTTTTCGGACAGACTGTAGTTTACATCGTCAACTGGGGGATCGTGCGCGGTCAGTCGAGCGCATGGGTTGATGACACCGGCTGGAGACTGATGTTTGCTTCGGAGCTTGTGCCGGCAGCTCTGTTTTTCTTCCTGTTACTCTTTATACCGGAAACGCCAAGGTATCTGGCGCTTAAAAATGAAGATACACAGGCATATAACGTACTGGAAAAATTACAGGGGTCCAAGGAGGCCGCAAGCCGCACGCTTTCAAGCATCCAGGACTCACTTAAGACAAAGACCCAGAAGGTTAATCTGTTTTACTACGGAAAATTAGTGCTGGTGGTAGGCTTTACGATTGCGGTTTTGCAGCAGTTTATCGGAATCAACATCATCCTTTACTATGCTCCGCGTATTTTTGAAAGCCTCGGTGCCGGACAGTCCGCTTCGATGCTGCAAACTATATTAGTAGGGGCGATCGGCGTTGTTGTTTCCTTAATTGCTATTCGCCTGATTGACAGAAGCGGCAGGAAATTCCTGCTTTTGCTCGGCTCAGCAGGTTGTGCAATTTGTTTGTTCACTGTAGCGACACTGTTTTTCTCAGGTATCTACGGCGTCGCGACACTCGTATTCATTTTAGGATTTGTCGCGTTTTTCCAAATGACCTGGGGTGCTGTTACCTGGGTAATGCTTTCAGAAATATTTCCAAACAAAATCAGAGGCCAGGCTATGTCTTTAGCTGTGACACTCCTCTGGGGTGCTAATCTGACAGCTTCAGCTACCTTTCCACCGCTAAATGCAGCCTTTGGTGTCGGCTCGTTTATGATTTACGGCGCTGTCAGCACATTCGCCTTCTTCTTTATATGGAAGTTCGTGCCTGAAACGAAAAATAAATCACTCGAAGAAATTGAGCAGATCTGGTTTGATAAAAAATCTAAAAGCGATCAGGATAAAGCAGATAGACAGGCTAAATCTTCTTAA
- a CDS encoding sugar phosphate isomerase/epimerase family protein — MLYGLNGSTTDQCTLEEDILVAGHAGYDVVELRTYKLEAFLKEHTLDDLAKLFEQTSVKADAINAIEFFNLKHGKKREQVLKDTEKWCQIAHAAGSSYIIAVPSPRPPDVSDEEIIKDSVQMLHEMSDIAEKYQVNIALEFIGIENFSVKTLEAAREIMDEVSRENVGLVLDVFHFYTGGSSLDAIDDTPAEKIFVFHINDAEHARVEELEDKDRIFPGLGVIPLKEIGERVQQKGNIRMVGLELFRPDYWEMEKYHLGEQSYRYVKEASDKMFV; from the coding sequence ATGCTGTATGGGTTAAACGGCTCTACGACAGATCAATGCACCCTGGAAGAAGATATTCTCGTTGCCGGGCATGCGGGCTATGATGTAGTGGAGCTAAGGACGTATAAGCTCGAAGCCTTTTTGAAGGAGCATACACTTGACGACCTGGCTAAGCTGTTTGAGCAGACATCCGTTAAGGCAGACGCCATCAATGCCATCGAGTTCTTTAACCTGAAGCATGGAAAGAAACGCGAGCAGGTATTAAAGGATACAGAAAAATGGTGCCAAATTGCTCATGCAGCTGGTTCCTCCTATATCATTGCTGTGCCGAGTCCGAGACCGCCGGACGTGTCAGATGAAGAGATCATCAAAGACAGCGTACAGATGCTTCACGAAATGAGCGACATTGCAGAAAAATACCAGGTGAACATCGCACTTGAATTTATAGGCATCGAAAATTTTTCGGTGAAAACCCTGGAGGCTGCCAGAGAAATTATGGATGAGGTGAGCCGTGAAAATGTCGGGCTCGTTTTAGATGTTTTTCACTTTTACACTGGCGGCTCGTCTCTGGATGCTATTGATGACACGCCGGCAGAAAAAATATTTGTTTTTCATATTAACGATGCAGAGCATGCACGAGTAGAAGAGCTTGAAGATAAAGACCGTATTTTTCCGGGCCTTGGGGTTATTCCGTTGAAGGAGATCGGAGAAAGAGTGCAGCAAAAGGGAAATATACGTATGGTTGGTCTGGAGCTGTTTCGTCCCGACTACTGGGAAATGGAAAAATACCACTTAGGAGAGCAGTCTTACCGGTATGTCAAAGAAGCATCGGATAAAATGTTTGTGTAA